Part of the Panicum virgatum strain AP13 chromosome 4N, P.virgatum_v5, whole genome shotgun sequence genome is shown below.
tgcctgcagcgtagctgaacgggccgtgtagcttgcggcgtaggcggcatgatgaaaAAGTGCCATGCCgccgtatccatttaatgcggcagacgggctctgtgcGGATGCGCCGCATGCGGCTACattgtgtacctcggtaatgcgcggtctacagtgagacctgacaaaggctgccccgcgtgccgcggtggcagagcacgcctcaaccacccgcattgaatgcggtgggtgggcgagtcttccagtggaagaccggcgcccgcgcctgcggaacacgtggcggctccggtcCCCCctggcggtatgttggttctacgcgcgtgggaggtccggatggacgcgggaggtcccggacccttaCGGGGGGGTCCCCGCCCTCGGCTGTTGgatcggagcttcccctcctcaaggacacgtggcgtctctgGACCCGTCCcaaagcggggagcgggtccggggccgttggcccggtgaagtaagagcctgacccgtggggctcggctgctccgccccttatggcgtagttactgatgactacgcgagtcatGCCttactgcagtaggagtggaTATCCCTGCTACCGGGTTCCGAcacccccaaacgtactatttactatattttactacctccctccaaaagattcctccccctataactcctctccaaccattccccccatatctattccctcattaactaactatttatttattttgaattttttaaaaaatcatacagaatgttataatacgcattatcatcatgttacggaGCTCTAACGAGATTAATATCGTGAAGAAATAGTGTGATTAGAAGATAAGTGGAGTTTTAGAGGGAAACCGTTGAAGGAAAATTCCCCCAAAACTCCCCCTATTTAAGTAGGGTGGGGGGCGGTTCCATGGAACCGTTGGAGCAAGCCTCTCGTGAGGCTGTCGACGTGCGCGTACACGCCACAGTCCACCCCACCGAGCCTGGCGCGCGCGAGTTCAACGACGTACGCGCGGGGGCGGCCAAATGATCAGCGTGCACGCCACAGTTGAAGGACGTACACGCCACAGTCCACCACACCAAGCCTGGCGCATACGTGCTCCAAATGATCAGCGTCTGATCTGGCGGATCGGCCATCCTGGGCGATGGCCCCCTTGCTTCATGCAAATTTCTAGAGACATCATCTCACCTAAAAGTTTAGTTGAGTAGTTTGGCGCTAGCACATCTAAGTATTTCAGTCTCAACTCTCGATGTACTCCTTGTCAGTCTCAACTCTCGATGCACTCCTTGGTTTTAATTTCTTCGTCACCAAAGCTGTCTCCCGAAGTGCTCATAGCTACTAGTGTGCCACATCTCTCAATATAGCTCAACAATTGCTAACAATCATAAGATTTGTTGCTTGTTCGCCTCTCCTGCGaaatgcccccccccccaatttggatgctagctccgccactgctcagCTGGCTTGTCGATCAATGCGTCGTGCTTGGATGATTATGGGATCCAATCATCCATCCAAGCACGATTCGGcccgttttttttttggggcGTTGTACGCGATCAAGTTAGCCAAACTGTAGGAGCGCATAATAAAATTCGTGAAAGCTTTAATCCATGGGCGCGAAACAAATTAGAATATGAGCTAAAATTGAGTGCTAAATTTTAACATATATTAGCATTAACACATAGTATGCTAAAGTTTTTGACTTTTGATTAAACATCAGCATCACCCATTAGCACTCCTATTTAGATAATCTGACCCTAGAGTTTAGCACTTGCACCCATTAGAACTTGAACCAAACGGATTGCTAATGGTGATTTGCAGCAAAACGTGCCGGTTGTTTAATTGTTTTCGTACAGTTCAAGATCACCAAGAAGCGGCCGTTAATTTTGCTACTTGGTACACATGCAGCTGCGTGCGTGCTCGCGCTGAGACGGCCGGGCGAGCGGAAGAACCGACACCACCACACAGCCATGTGCTTCGTGCTATCACACCATACCTGCTGAGCACACGCGCCGGCGCAGGCGTCAACCATGCAGAAGCAGATGCAGATGCGGCCGCCCGGACAGCGCAAGATTCCGGCCCACCGCCAACCACCCCGTCATCCCCGCTGGCACCGCCACCAACCGGACCCGAGGCCGCCGCACCACACCGCCGTGTcgcgcgccgcctcccccccctccccccctcctTAAACTAGGCGTCTCACACGCCGCGCCGCACTACACCGACCACCACTCGCTCCATCGCTAGCAGCTGCGTGCTGCCACTCTCGCTCGCTCGCGCACCGGCACCAAGGCCGCACAATGCAGGGCCTCCTGGCggtcgccctcgccgtcgcctgcgcggcggcggcctccgcgccTTCCTCCTACGCGCAAGGCGCCGGGACGGCCGcgggctccggcgccggcgtgccGTCGTGCGCGGCGAAGCTGGTGCCGTGCGCGGCGTACCTCAACTCcacgtccgcgccgccgccggcctgctgcGCCCCGCTCAAGGAGGCCGCGGCCAACGAGACGGCCTGCGTGTGCGCCATGCTCCTCAACAAGGCCGCGCGGCAGGCGTTCGGCGTCGCGCCCGAGCAGGGGCTGGGCCTCGCCAAGCGCTGTGGCGTCACCACCGACGCCTCCGTCTGCACCaagtccgccaccaccgccgccgccggtgcaggTAGCAATCGAGCTCGCCCGTCTCATCTGCAGATCGCCTGAACGCGCTCGGTTGCCAAGCTTGTTCCTTCTTAGACTACAGTGCAAACGTGAAGAGAGATTAATTGTTTGTTCATCACCAACAGCAGCTAAAATCCCGACCAGATGAACCATCTCCTACTCTCCAATTTCTTAAGGGGTTTATCTAAAAGATTCGCGATATAACTAGGAAGACCTTTCAAATACCACACATGAGTCACTGGACATGCCAGTTTTATGTAGCCCATTTGATATCTTCGTATCCAAGAATCAACAAATTCTACCCCGCATTTTTGGTAAAATTTTTCGTCTTCGTTTTCAGCTACGCTCGCTCGAGAATTTCCACAAGCACAAATTCCGCTTTTTATGGGTCCAAAGATGAAACTTTGTCGTTACCATATAGCATATGATGGATCTACAGATAGCTTACTGTACTGTTTGCCCTGACCTTAATCCCTTTAACAACCATCAACTGGGAGCAGCTAACATATAATATTGCACAAAGTTGTATTATCTAGCTACACAAGATCCGCTCAATGTGTGGATGGATTTGGATCTCAATGATTTTCTTGGTATCGTGTGATTGCTCTAGATCTCTGCAACTCATCTTCTGATCAGGCCTCGACTGATATAAAAAGGACATGTCAGTTCATACGTATGATGGATGGTATGCAGTATGCTGAGCCTGAATGATGGCGAGTTTGTTTCTTCTAGCAGGTACAGCCACTGGCAGCGGCACTGCTGCTTCTTCAGCTTCCACCGGCGGTTCTGCTTCTACAGGTATTGCTGTCACTTCACTGCTTTATCGTGCTGGGAGTTTTATCAGCACTTGCGATCAGTAAGTTTGATCTCAGTCACCCACAGTATGAATTGTTACCTGAAACTTATATCTTCCAGAGGGGGAAAAAGAGAGTAGAATTATTTCTTTTAGTTGCCGAACCCCTTTGTGGGCCGTTGTTTGCCCATTCCAGACCACCTTGTTGATCAATATGATCGCTAGGTTTTCTGACCAGtttgtttcaaaaagaaaaaaggagcaTTAAACTCCAAGTTTAACTAAAATTTAGTGATTAAGTAGTAACTGAGCATTTTGCGCGCCCCCTGTTGCAGTGACCAAACCAACAGCCAATGGAGGCATGACGCTTCGCCTGAGCTTGACCGGCGCGTCGGCCCTGGTAGGCTTCAGTTTCATCTGGTGCGCCATCATGGCCTGGTAGGAGATCGAGCTGCTTGAAATTTGGTCGGAGCAGTATTTGAGTATCTTGCCTGGTACTGGCATTCTTTGGTGGATCTGGACATGCGTAATGTTGTACTGCATGTGCCTATCATCACATCTGGTTAGTATTTCGTTTTGCATACCGTGCGATACCATCGAGTTCTGTGCAAACCAAAAGTATTGAGGAGAATGCAAACTGCGAAAAATATGTTTCAAATTTTCGTTCTTTGAAGAGGAACTACGGCAGGCAAGAAGCCAGCTTGAacaattatattatattatattatattatattgacACGAGGTTGTTGCACATAAAGTTGAGGTTGTTGCATGCAAAGTTTTGGGAGAGTAGAATAGAGTGGAGCTATTTAAATTGGATTACTTATACTCCCAATGTAATTCACCCACCAATATTTCAAATTTCTTCAACAACCCTAAAAACCGATTGGAATGTAAAATTGGAAAAGATCGTATAGACGCCCCCTCCGTGTCTCCTCCTCGAGCAGGCGATTCTCCGTCTCCAACTCCTCGCAACCCTCGAGCTCAAAGGCACTGGAGAAGTGGAGATGCGTGTTGTTAGAAATGGAAATGGTGGTCGTTTCAACTTGTTGGGCTCAGTTTTCGGGCTCTACCTTCTGGTGACCAGGCCCATAACACATCTCCATGAGATGACCTTGGCCCGGGTGATCAGGCCCATCCATCTTTGGGCCTTGGCGGCCTTCACCGATTCCGGTTAGAAAGGCAATGTACCTCCCTGCCGGTGGGCCCATCCCATCGAATTCCAGTTCCAGCATGGAGGAGGAGAATTCCCCACCACCGGCAccagcagcggcggaggcgacgcGACCCGATCCCCTCCACCCAGGCCCCGCGGCGAtgcgcccgccgtcgccgccccacGCGTTCCCGACGCTGGACTCCCTCGCCGCATTCCTCCGCCCTCGGCTCCCTCCCCAGGCGCTGTCCTCCTGGGGCGCGGTGCCGGGGACCAAGACCCTGCTCAACCTCTTCCTGGAGCTCTCCCACGGCGACTGCGCGCTCCacctcccggccgccccgccgccgcgcgtcgtCCGCGCCGTGCACGTGGCGACCGTCCGCATCCGCaaccggcgcggcgcgcggctggTGGAGGCCCGGCAGCTGCTCTCCGACGGCACGGTCCGgcgccgcggcccgcggccgCTGTCGGAGAAGATGCGCCGTGCGGGAGGAGCTCGGCGCGGGCGCCCGCGTCCGGATCGGGGGCGCGCGGGAGGCGCGCGTGGAGGAGCGGGAGTCGGCGTCCTACCCGGGGCTCCCCGCCCGGTACGTGCTGCACGCGTGGACGCGGAGCTGCTGGGCGGCGTGCCCGAGGACGGGGCGTTCGAGACCGAGGAgaccggcgaggacgacggggaCGCCGGCGCGGGGGCCATCACCGTGAAGCGCCACTACTGGGAGTGGGTCGACGGCGAAGATAATGAGCCCGAggaggtggccgccgccgccgccggcgcaggctCGCACTAGTGGATCCTCCTAGGCTGCCAGCACCATTTCCTGATCATTTTGTTCGCAAGTTTCTCCTTTCAGGACTGGACTCGTTGTTCATGCTTACTGCGTGGCACCTATGGAAAGAACGGAACGCGCGACTGTTCCAACATTCCTCGCGCACTCGTTTGGAACTGCAAGGCGCAATCCTACAGGAAGGTCTCCTTTGGTATCTGCAGGGGCATCTCATCTCGGTCGTATCTTTTCTCATGTAACAATTTAAATAGCTCATCGGGGGTTGTTTTGACCACTCTGGGCCGCGGCTCGGTTAATGGTCAGCGCGACCACCCTGCCGCTCCGCGTTGTGTTTGTATTCTCTTGTAAAAAGACTTTCTCTTCTGCTTAATACAAGGATGCGCAGCTTTTCTGCGTATTTGAGAGAAAAAAGTTTCTCCTTTCCAGATCAGTTAATATGTACTGTACGAAGTACTCtgtccgtttcaaattataagtcattacaaaaattttggagagtcaaactatctcaaagtttgaccgaAATTATAGAGcgaaacacaaaaatttatgatatcaaataggtttattatgaaaatatatctaacaaaaaaatctaatgatacttaattagtATCGTAAATATTATCATattgttgtataaatttggtcaaattttaaaacttttgactcttcaagatttttggaatgatttataatttggaacagagggagtagtatCAGTGTATCACTCTAATTAGATGGTGTATCAGTGTATCACTCTAATTAGATGGTTTCAGGGATATGAATGCATTTGTGAAATGTTCCTTGATACTCCCAAAAAATCCGAGTGCCGAGAAAAGCTTCTGGGACCCGCTTGCTTGTGCAAAGCAGGATCCCACTGTTCGTCATTGCAGCACTGGAGCGCCATGGTGGTTGCTTGCCGTTGTCGGGCCAGTGATCACATGTTCCTTCGTTGGTTCCCCCTCCGCAGCAAAGAggtgtttagttcctaaaaaaatttctataatatctatcacatcgaatattcagATACATGCATGAGACATTAAATataattgaaaaaataattaattatacggTTTAATCTATTAgcacgagataaatcttttaagtctaattaattcgtGATTGagcattatttgtcaagtaacaatgaaatatattacaataccaaattctaaactttttcaccaactaaacacaccctgagcAGCGCCATGATTATTGAGGCCTCGATCGCGGCGAAGTGCTTGGTTTGTTACCAGATCATCCTCTCCCCTCACAGCTGCGTTCTCTTAAGCAAGCTTTacagcggttttttcttttttatattaaaaaaaattaaaatttcaaaaatatatgtcggttttggaaaatttcaaaaatataccccggtcgccctatggagggggggggggcgacagggctcaaatgtatttttttttcttcaaatttgcaacgaaatccctggagaaaaaaaagaggggggcctgtcgcccccccaacgggcgacaggccctgtcgcccaccccaggggcgacaggcccctgtcgcccgttgggggggcgacagggtcctgtgTTTCAACCTGGCCAATATTGAATTTCATAAAATTCCTCCAGCGTCCGAAGATTTATTGTGATATATTTGCAGAAGCATTTGAAAATCGAGTTCGAATTATCATGAAATTTACGGAAGGTGTCGGATGTCAATTTTGGTGGGCGATGCGGCCTCTAAAGGATGACACTAGAGAAACTACTTTTCATGTGATTTCGAACTATAAACTTTTTTGTCAGCGCGGATGTCTGGTAGATGCAGATTTCACAAACCTATAATGATTAGAAACTAAAAACGAGATCTCGAAGCAATTCGGACGATttcgattatcatttatttgtacTTATTAGTTACTTCTACCAATAGAGCTTAGAAGTTCGAAGTAATAATTTCTTGGTTGATTTTATCCTtaaccatttctttttttttgacacgagGAACTCAACATGAATCCACTAATTGCTGCTGCTTCCGTTATTGCTTAAACCCTGGCCAccattcgccgccattccctttgtcatttgaaactaaaaattcagaaaaaatgaGAGGGGTGACGAGAAGTAAtaatgtgaaccaccaaattttacatcataatacaacgataatgaaacacacatcacacatgcagtggcatgtcagaacccgttgcaaactacggtaaacagattccggactaacctaacatgccttaggtaattaaaaaaaaacagaataaacacaatgatgcagcatgtcactagcactagggtagtcctagtagccgtacccccacgtagcaaactgcgttgagccttctccgcagtatccacccattgcaggtggtgcaggcggtggtgccggaggcgcatggcccttcttcttgtgacaagggcagttgcagtaaggaatagtgcatggttcatcctgtgaaccggctgcattgctggtatcatcaacttcgtcgtctttgttagcctcgctcacttcctcataatggttcaccttacattccagatgaaagatctttatctggaggtactcgatgaactcctgaacagaatcaattggtgcaggatctacccacatagtaaaaccacagttttctggagcatcgaaagactgcaaaacaaattccaggtaaggtgtctcattgaagataaagaaatgaaacaaccaagtattacccatgcgtgtggacatttaaagaaacgccgaccgtcatccatcccgtcggtgcacatctggactaagcagtcctcatcatgtctgcattttggccacggttctctacggttatcgtattgtcgaagaggagtttcattggtaaattcactattgtgctgtggcggaaactcaaacactggttccggaaaggaatcaggtccaagaggcccctcccatattatggggtctccctttcttcccccttttcctttcccaaaaccatagtaattcttcccgctagacccacctccagacattgggtatacaataagctttggtgtttgagtggtgctgggagttcacaaactggtgagtatttataggcgcacaaaggtctgataaccggagtgtggagtgtaaatgaacATGAAAAGCCTATAGtattcgcacgctccacagcgctcactcgtaccactttaaacacggacacgacctctcgttgctcttgatttgtaccctcgcacgctcaacaccgctcactcctcccactttaaacaacgacacgaCGTCTCACTGCTCATGACTTCAGCACTTGCACGCTCTACAGCGCTcactcgtgattattgcactgccccaacatatcccatcgcccggaacactgcagggcaccggcctaatcgtcataatttcactactcgatgcatctctgtgcatgcagactcacagcactgcattactgccgctcggtcgatcgcgcctagatgccgccttccccactacatgccacagaccttcgctgtagaatgacaggtccgtcgtcctcgccagagagaatgctttgaaggtgagctggtgtggttgccgtgttgtcacatctttttgaaatgttggaagagcactgctattaggttgtcgtcttttgtcacgtatgtctaggcaaacaatgcgacatttgggaaacctgtgatcgccgtgctgagctttttagcagcagaccctgatgtatttcttagttcttaattcttatcgttatattaatgtgtgttttttagtattctagtgacatgaaaagctccgaaaatattaaggaaaagttcaaagatttcatagactcccggctacaactgcaaattaatggtaaaggctacaacacacagagttaagTTCTTAAcctaaaacataaacaactaattgcagtggcatgtgcacgcgacaagataatttcttgttgcatctaaacctaccatgccttatggaatgtaaaatgccgggattacatggtactactctactgagtgcacctaggatatttgcccttccta
Proteins encoded:
- the LOC120668781 gene encoding non-specific lipid transfer protein GPI-anchored 9-like isoform X1; amino-acid sequence: MQGLLAVALAVACAAAASAPSSYAQGAGTAAGSGAGVPSCAAKLVPCAAYLNSTSAPPPACCAPLKEAAANETACVCAMLLNKAARQAFGVAPEQGLGLAKRCGVTTDASVCTKSATTAAAGAAGTATGSGTAASSASTGGSASTVTKPTANGGMTLRLSLTGASALVGFSFIWCAIMAW
- the LOC120668781 gene encoding non-specific lipid transfer protein GPI-anchored 9-like isoform X2, with the protein product MQGLLAVALAVACAAAASAPSSYAQGAGTAAGSGAGVPSCAAKLVPCAAYLNSTSAPPPACCAPLKEAAANETACVCAMLLNKAARQAFGVAPEQGLGLAKRCGVTTDASVCTKSATTAAAGAGTATGSGTAASSASTGGSASTVTKPTANGGMTLRLSLTGASALVGFSFIWCAIMAW